The Rhodanobacter sp. LX-99 genome segment GTCGGTGATCTCGGCCACCACGATCTGGCCGGAACGCGCGCCCAGCTCGCGGCCGGGCTTGATCATCACGTCCTGGTTCAGGCGGCGGTCGTCCGGCGTCACCAGGGTCACGCCATCGTCGATCACCACCCGGCCGACCAGCCGCGGCGAACGCCGCTGCAGCACTTCGGCGATCGCACCCTGCCGGCGCCCGCGGCGGTCGATGCCGACCACACTGGCCAGCACGCGGTCGCCGTGCATCACGGCGCGCATCTGCTGCGGCGACAGGTACAGGTCGTCGCCGCCCTCGTCCGGACGCAGGAAACCGTAGCCTTCGGCATTGGCCAGCACCACGCCGGCGATCAGGTCGAGTTTCCGCGTCGGCGCGTAGCCGCCGCGCCGGCCCAGCAACAGCTGGCCGTCGCGCACCATCGCGGCGAGCCGCTTGCGCAGCGCCTCGAGGTCGGTTTCATCGTGGATTTCCAGCGCCGCGGCGATGCGCGCCTCGGTCAGCAGTTCGCCGCGCTGCTCGAGCAGGTCGAGGATCGCCTCGCGACTGGGAATCGGGCGCGCATAACGCTGCGCCTCGCGATCGGCGTACGGGTCGCGCACGGCGCCCGCGGCAGCCTTGCTGCGCTTGTCCGGCGCAGCGACGGCTCGCGGCGCCCGACTGGCGGGTTTCTTCGCGGAGTGCGTGTCGCGGGGATTGCCGGAACGGGGGGGAGTTTTTCTGGTCACTCAGGGTCCTTGTGATGTTTGCGCCGCGGAGAATGCCACGTCGCAGAGAATGGATGTGAAAAGTGTTGACAAGCCGTCGGCAGATGCCTAAATTACGCGGCTCACGCAGCTCGCCGAGCGACGTGACACCTGCCCAGGTGGCGGAATTGGTAGACGCACTAGCTTCAGGTGCTAGCGGGGGCAACTCCGTGGAGGTTCGAGTCCTCTCCTGGGCACCAATTGTAAACGAAGGCCGCCTCTCGAGGCGGCCTTCGTCTTTTCAGGGTTTGATTAAAGTCAGGAAGGCCACCTTGGCTTTTCCTTCTCCCTGTCGGGAGAAGGTGGCGCGCAGCGACGGATGAGGGTTCGGTTGTCGCGTCGAGTTCATGCTTCGCCCGAACCCTCACCCCAACCCCTCTCCCGCAGGGAGAGGGCTCAACCCGCCGCCGGTCCCTTCAGCTCGACCATGTTGCCCTGCGGGTCGTAAAGATAGATCGACGGGCCTTCGCCCCGGGCCCCATAGCGCGAGCCCAGCTCGCCGATGCGCACGCCGTGCGCCTTGAGGTGTGCCAGGATCGCCGCCTCGTCGTAGTCCTCCACGCGCAGGCACAGGTGATCCATGTTGTGGCCTTCCCTGCCCAGCGCGGCGCCGCCGTGGCGGCCAAGCTTGCCGTCGACGGATACCAGGTCGATCAGCGACGCACCGGCGCGCAGTTGCACCAGGCCGATCTCGTCCTGCCGGCGTTCCTCGCGGCAGCCGAGCACCTCGCAGTAGAAGCGTTGCATGGCCGCGATGTCGATGGCGCGCAACACCACGTGGTCGATTTCGCCGATACGGATCATGGGAGCTCCGGCGGGTCGGGGAATGGGATGTCCGAGCATAACGCGGGAGGTTTCTGAACCACACCCCGGCGAGCCGCAACACGCGCCGCCCGCCCTGTATAATCGCCGCGGTAAACGCATGGTGGGAGAAGCGGGCAGCCCTTGACCGGGCACGTGCCGCTGCCGAAGACGCAACGCCCGTAATCGCTCAGGCTCCCATACCATCATGTGCGAACACTCTGGAGAGACCGGTTGAATCCGGCGCCGAAGGGGCACGAAGCGCAGGCACCGCGCTTCCAAACTCTCAGGCAAAAGGACAGAGGGGCGCCCCGCGTGCGGCACGGCACGCGAGTCTTCGGATGCCCACTCATGAGCCACAACCCCACTCCTTCCCTGCGCGACCTCGAACACCACGGCGCGTTCATCGAACGCCACATCGGTCCGGACGACGCCGAGATCGCGCAGATGCTGCGCGTGATCGGCCACGATTCGCTGGAGTCGATGACCGACGCCATCGTCCCCGGCTCGATCAAGTCCGCCGCGCCGCTGGCGTTGCCGGAGGCGATCACCGAAGAGGAAGCGCTGGCCAAGATCCGCGCGATCGCCGACAAGAACCAGGTGTTCCGCAGCTTCATCGGCCAGGGCTACTACGGCACCCTCACGCCGAACGTCATCCTGCGCAACATCCTGGAGAACCCCGCCTGGTACACCGCGTACACGCCGTACCAGGCGGAAATCTCGCAGGGCCGCATGGAGGCGCTGATCAACTTCCAGACGATGTGCGCCGACCTCACCGGGATGGAGATCGCCAACGCCTCGCTGCTGGACGAAGCCACCGCCGCGGCCGAGGCGATGACCCTGGCCAAGCGCTCGTGCAAATCGAAGTCGAACGTGTTCTTCGTGTCGAACGGCGTGCACCCGCAGACGCTGGAAGTGGTGCGCACGCGCGCCGAGCCGCTGGGCATCGAGCTGGTGGTCGGCGCGGACAGCGATGCGGCCGGCACCGACGCGTTCGGCGTGCTGCTGCAGTACCCGGACACCTTCGGCAGCATCAACGATTACCAGGCGATCGCCGACGCCGTGCACGCGCGCGGCGGCCTGGTCGCGGTCGCCACCGACCTGCTCGCGCTGACCCTGATCGCCGCACCCGGCGAATGGGGCGCGGACATCGTGGTGGGCAACTCGCAGCGCTTCGGCGTGCCGTTCGGCTTCGGCGGTCCGCACGCCGCGTTCATGGCCTGCCGCGACGCGTACAAGCGCTCGATGCCGGGCCGGCTGATCGGCGTGTCGATCGACACCGAAGGCAAGGCCGCCTACCGCCTCACCCTGCAGACGCGCGAGCAGCACATCCGCCGCGAGAAGGCCACCTCCAACATCTGCACCGCGCAGGTGCTGCTGGCGGTGATGGCGAGCATGTACGCGGTCTAC includes the following:
- a CDS encoding VOC family protein gives rise to the protein MIRIGEIDHVVLRAIDIAAMQRFYCEVLGCREERRQDEIGLVQLRAGASLIDLVSVDGKLGRHGGAALGREGHNMDHLCLRVEDYDEAAILAHLKAHGVRIGELGSRYGARGEGPSIYLYDPQGNMVELKGPAAG